One stretch of Carcharodon carcharias isolate sCarCar2 chromosome 20, sCarCar2.pri, whole genome shotgun sequence DNA includes these proteins:
- the hif1aa gene encoding hypoxia inducible factor 1 subunit alpha a isoform X1, whose protein sequence is MQALGSEKKCSGSSERRKEKSRDAARCRRTKESEVFYELAHELPLPHSVTSHLDKASIMRLTISYLRMRKLLDAGIYLTCAGDAEVEADLEKQLNSFYLKALEGFVMVLTQDGDMIYMSENVNKCMGLTQFELIGHSVFDFTHPCDHEEMREMLSHRQGLLKKGKDQNTERNFFLRMKCTLTSRGRTVNIKSATWKVLHCTGHIRVYKSSNEQTHCGYKEPPMTCLVLICEPIPHPSNIEVPLDSKTFLSRHSLDMKFSYCDERITELMGYQPEELLGRSVYEFYHALDSDHLTKTHHDLFTKGQATTGQYRMLGKEGGYVWVETQATVIYNSKNSQPQCIVCVNYVLSGLVEKEVVLSLDQTECVPVSVEKPEEPSKSPVSSSNEETNNLFDKLKEEPEALTQLAPAAGDTVVSLDFSPSEMQQFNEVPLYNDVMLPSSTNQKTVDMALSPLPPSDTKKPLCSNTDPALNLESIIKLETNQESLEFSFTIPQMNEQSSSSSCPCTSQNSPQPSSPSDYCFNVDTDISNEFKLDIVEKLFAIDPEAKHPFSVQDIDNLDLEMLAPYIPMDDDFQLRSLDQLSPLADSQTTSANTPSLNTMVDVFSEAGTSVNNTSDKYVPALKKTVENTEPPAATKSSSSLHINQIDSNPGSPQNEKSSRTASPVRTRGKRVVTQQTEISRPQSPMSPAKALLAYSKRSAIGGASNEELSPKLLVLHNSPRKRKLENAASLFQAVGIGLLFQSDTDPPVSTSQAWKRAKGFDANSGEQKTLVLLPTDIVTRLLTHSAEGSSLPTLTNYDCEVNAPIQGNRTLLQGEEVLRALDQVN, encoded by the exons GAATTTACCTGACTTGTGCAGGGGATGCTGAGGTGGAAGCTGACCTGGAGAAACAACTCAACAGCTTTTACTTGAAGGCCTTGGAAGGATTTGTCATGGTGTTAACACAGGATGGAGACATGATCTATATGTCTGAGAATGTCAACAAGTGCATGGGACTCACTCAG TTTGAGCTGATTGGTCACAGTGTTTTTGATTTCACCCACCCTTGTGATCACGAAGAGATGCGGGAAATGCTCTCACACAGACAAG GACTTCTGAAGAAGGGGAAGGATCAAAACACTGAACGCAACTTCTTTTTACGAATGAAGTGTACTTTAACGAGTCGAGGTCGCACTGTCAATATTAAGTCTGCAACATGGAAG GTCCTTCATTGCACAGGACACATTCGAGTGTACAAATCCAGTAATGAGCAGACCCATTGTGGTTACAAGGAGCCACCCATGACCTGTCTGGTTTTGATCTGTGAACCCATTCCACACCCATCCAACATTGAGGTACCTCTGGATAGCAAGACATTTCTGAGTCGTCATAGCCTGGATATGAAGTTCTCCTATTGTGATGAGAG AATAACTGAGTTAATGGGTTACCAGCCAGAAGAATTGTTGGGCCGCTCTGTCTACGAATTTTATCATGCCTTAGATTCGGACCATCTGACCAAAACCCATCATGACT TATTTACTAAAGGCCAAGCCACCACAGGTCAGTACAGGATGTTGGGCAAGGAAGGTGGCTATGTTTGGGTGGAAACTCAGGCCACAGTAATTTACAACAGCAAAAACTCCCAACCCCAGTGCATTGTCTGTGTGAATTATGTTTTGAG TGGTCTAGTTGAGAAAGAAGTGGTTCTTTCACTGGATCAGACTGAGTGTGTACCTGTATCTGTTGAGAAGCCTGAGGAACCTAGTAAGAGCCCTGTTTCATCCAGCAATGAAGAGACCAACAATCTTTTTGACAAACTGAAAGAGGAACCAGAGGCTTTGACTCAGCTTGCACCAGCTGCAGGCGATACAGTTGTTTCACTGGATTTCAGCCCCTCAG AAATGCAGCAATTTAATGAAGTACCTCTCTACAATGATGTCATGTTGCCCTCCTCCACCAACCAGAAGACTGTAGACATGGCATTGTCACCCCTGCCTCCCTCTGACACAAAAAAGCCACTGTGCAGTAACACAGACCCAGCCTTGAATTTAGAATCCATTATCAAGCTTGAAACAAACCAAGAGTCGCTGGAATTTTCATTTACCATTCCACAAATGAATGAGCAGTCAAGCAGTTCTTCCTGTCCCTGCACCAGTCAGAATTCACCACAA CCAAGCAGCCCTTCAGATTACTGCTTTAACGTGGATACAGACATTTCCAATGAGTTCAAACTGGATATAGTGGAAAAGCTCTTTGCAATCGACCCAGAGGCCAAACATCCATTCTCTGTTCAG GACATTGATAACTTGGATTTGGAGATGTTGGCTCCTTACATCCCGATGGATGATGACTTTCAGCTTCGTTCACTGGACCAACTTTCACCACTCGCTGATTCTCAAACCACCTCTGCTAATACACCAAGTCTGAACACCATGGTTGACGTCTTCTCAGAGGCTGGAACATCTGTTAACAACACTTCAGACAAATATGTGCcagcattaaaaaaaacagtGGAAAATACAGAGCCTCCGGCTGCAACAAAATCATCATCTTCCCTGCACATAAATCAAATAGATAGTAATCCAGGCTCACCGCAAAATGAGAAAAGCAGCAGAACAGCTTCACCTGTCCGAACCAGAGGAAAAAGAGTGGTGACACAGCAGACTGAAATTTCACGTCCACAAAGTCCCATGTCTCCAGCAAAGGCATTGCTTGCTTACAGTAAAAG ATCTGCAATAGGAGGAGCTTCAAATGAAGAGCTGAGCCCTAAGTTGCTGGTCTTGCACAACTCACCGAGGAAGCGCAAACTGGAAAATGCAGCCTCCCTGTTTCAAGCGGTTGGAATT GGATTATTGTTCCAaagtgacactgaccctccagtgAGTACGTCACAAGCTTGGAAACGTGCAAAAGGGTTTGACGCCAACAGCGGTGAACAGAAGACACTCGTGCTGTTACCTACGG aTATAGTGACAAGGcttctcactcactcagcagaGGGCAGTAGCTTGCCAACACTCACCAATTACGACTGTGAAGTGAATGCACCTATCCAAGGCAACAGAACCTTGCTTCAGGGTGAAGAAGTTCTCAGAGCATTGGATCAAGTCAACTAA
- the hif1aa gene encoding hypoxia inducible factor 1 subunit alpha a isoform X2 codes for MQALGSEKKCGSSERRKEKSRDAARCRRTKESEVFYELAHELPLPHSVTSHLDKASIMRLTISYLRMRKLLDAGIYLTCAGDAEVEADLEKQLNSFYLKALEGFVMVLTQDGDMIYMSENVNKCMGLTQFELIGHSVFDFTHPCDHEEMREMLSHRQGLLKKGKDQNTERNFFLRMKCTLTSRGRTVNIKSATWKVLHCTGHIRVYKSSNEQTHCGYKEPPMTCLVLICEPIPHPSNIEVPLDSKTFLSRHSLDMKFSYCDERITELMGYQPEELLGRSVYEFYHALDSDHLTKTHHDLFTKGQATTGQYRMLGKEGGYVWVETQATVIYNSKNSQPQCIVCVNYVLSGLVEKEVVLSLDQTECVPVSVEKPEEPSKSPVSSSNEETNNLFDKLKEEPEALTQLAPAAGDTVVSLDFSPSEMQQFNEVPLYNDVMLPSSTNQKTVDMALSPLPPSDTKKPLCSNTDPALNLESIIKLETNQESLEFSFTIPQMNEQSSSSSCPCTSQNSPQPSSPSDYCFNVDTDISNEFKLDIVEKLFAIDPEAKHPFSVQDIDNLDLEMLAPYIPMDDDFQLRSLDQLSPLADSQTTSANTPSLNTMVDVFSEAGTSVNNTSDKYVPALKKTVENTEPPAATKSSSSLHINQIDSNPGSPQNEKSSRTASPVRTRGKRVVTQQTEISRPQSPMSPAKALLAYSKRSAIGGASNEELSPKLLVLHNSPRKRKLENAASLFQAVGIGLLFQSDTDPPVSTSQAWKRAKGFDANSGEQKTLVLLPTDIVTRLLTHSAEGSSLPTLTNYDCEVNAPIQGNRTLLQGEEVLRALDQVN; via the exons GAATTTACCTGACTTGTGCAGGGGATGCTGAGGTGGAAGCTGACCTGGAGAAACAACTCAACAGCTTTTACTTGAAGGCCTTGGAAGGATTTGTCATGGTGTTAACACAGGATGGAGACATGATCTATATGTCTGAGAATGTCAACAAGTGCATGGGACTCACTCAG TTTGAGCTGATTGGTCACAGTGTTTTTGATTTCACCCACCCTTGTGATCACGAAGAGATGCGGGAAATGCTCTCACACAGACAAG GACTTCTGAAGAAGGGGAAGGATCAAAACACTGAACGCAACTTCTTTTTACGAATGAAGTGTACTTTAACGAGTCGAGGTCGCACTGTCAATATTAAGTCTGCAACATGGAAG GTCCTTCATTGCACAGGACACATTCGAGTGTACAAATCCAGTAATGAGCAGACCCATTGTGGTTACAAGGAGCCACCCATGACCTGTCTGGTTTTGATCTGTGAACCCATTCCACACCCATCCAACATTGAGGTACCTCTGGATAGCAAGACATTTCTGAGTCGTCATAGCCTGGATATGAAGTTCTCCTATTGTGATGAGAG AATAACTGAGTTAATGGGTTACCAGCCAGAAGAATTGTTGGGCCGCTCTGTCTACGAATTTTATCATGCCTTAGATTCGGACCATCTGACCAAAACCCATCATGACT TATTTACTAAAGGCCAAGCCACCACAGGTCAGTACAGGATGTTGGGCAAGGAAGGTGGCTATGTTTGGGTGGAAACTCAGGCCACAGTAATTTACAACAGCAAAAACTCCCAACCCCAGTGCATTGTCTGTGTGAATTATGTTTTGAG TGGTCTAGTTGAGAAAGAAGTGGTTCTTTCACTGGATCAGACTGAGTGTGTACCTGTATCTGTTGAGAAGCCTGAGGAACCTAGTAAGAGCCCTGTTTCATCCAGCAATGAAGAGACCAACAATCTTTTTGACAAACTGAAAGAGGAACCAGAGGCTTTGACTCAGCTTGCACCAGCTGCAGGCGATACAGTTGTTTCACTGGATTTCAGCCCCTCAG AAATGCAGCAATTTAATGAAGTACCTCTCTACAATGATGTCATGTTGCCCTCCTCCACCAACCAGAAGACTGTAGACATGGCATTGTCACCCCTGCCTCCCTCTGACACAAAAAAGCCACTGTGCAGTAACACAGACCCAGCCTTGAATTTAGAATCCATTATCAAGCTTGAAACAAACCAAGAGTCGCTGGAATTTTCATTTACCATTCCACAAATGAATGAGCAGTCAAGCAGTTCTTCCTGTCCCTGCACCAGTCAGAATTCACCACAA CCAAGCAGCCCTTCAGATTACTGCTTTAACGTGGATACAGACATTTCCAATGAGTTCAAACTGGATATAGTGGAAAAGCTCTTTGCAATCGACCCAGAGGCCAAACATCCATTCTCTGTTCAG GACATTGATAACTTGGATTTGGAGATGTTGGCTCCTTACATCCCGATGGATGATGACTTTCAGCTTCGTTCACTGGACCAACTTTCACCACTCGCTGATTCTCAAACCACCTCTGCTAATACACCAAGTCTGAACACCATGGTTGACGTCTTCTCAGAGGCTGGAACATCTGTTAACAACACTTCAGACAAATATGTGCcagcattaaaaaaaacagtGGAAAATACAGAGCCTCCGGCTGCAACAAAATCATCATCTTCCCTGCACATAAATCAAATAGATAGTAATCCAGGCTCACCGCAAAATGAGAAAAGCAGCAGAACAGCTTCACCTGTCCGAACCAGAGGAAAAAGAGTGGTGACACAGCAGACTGAAATTTCACGTCCACAAAGTCCCATGTCTCCAGCAAAGGCATTGCTTGCTTACAGTAAAAG ATCTGCAATAGGAGGAGCTTCAAATGAAGAGCTGAGCCCTAAGTTGCTGGTCTTGCACAACTCACCGAGGAAGCGCAAACTGGAAAATGCAGCCTCCCTGTTTCAAGCGGTTGGAATT GGATTATTGTTCCAaagtgacactgaccctccagtgAGTACGTCACAAGCTTGGAAACGTGCAAAAGGGTTTGACGCCAACAGCGGTGAACAGAAGACACTCGTGCTGTTACCTACGG aTATAGTGACAAGGcttctcactcactcagcagaGGGCAGTAGCTTGCCAACACTCACCAATTACGACTGTGAAGTGAATGCACCTATCCAAGGCAACAGAACCTTGCTTCAGGGTGAAGAAGTTCTCAGAGCATTGGATCAAGTCAACTAA
- the hif1aa gene encoding hypoxia inducible factor 1 subunit alpha a isoform X3 — translation MQALGSEKKCSGSSERRKEKSRDAARCRRTKESEVFYELAHELPLPHSVTSHLDKASIMRLTISYLRMRKLLDAGDAEVEADLEKQLNSFYLKALEGFVMVLTQDGDMIYMSENVNKCMGLTQFELIGHSVFDFTHPCDHEEMREMLSHRQGLLKKGKDQNTERNFFLRMKCTLTSRGRTVNIKSATWKVLHCTGHIRVYKSSNEQTHCGYKEPPMTCLVLICEPIPHPSNIEVPLDSKTFLSRHSLDMKFSYCDERITELMGYQPEELLGRSVYEFYHALDSDHLTKTHHDLFTKGQATTGQYRMLGKEGGYVWVETQATVIYNSKNSQPQCIVCVNYVLSGLVEKEVVLSLDQTECVPVSVEKPEEPSKSPVSSSNEETNNLFDKLKEEPEALTQLAPAAGDTVVSLDFSPSEMQQFNEVPLYNDVMLPSSTNQKTVDMALSPLPPSDTKKPLCSNTDPALNLESIIKLETNQESLEFSFTIPQMNEQSSSSSCPCTSQNSPQPSSPSDYCFNVDTDISNEFKLDIVEKLFAIDPEAKHPFSVQDIDNLDLEMLAPYIPMDDDFQLRSLDQLSPLADSQTTSANTPSLNTMVDVFSEAGTSVNNTSDKYVPALKKTVENTEPPAATKSSSSLHINQIDSNPGSPQNEKSSRTASPVRTRGKRVVTQQTEISRPQSPMSPAKALLAYSKRSAIGGASNEELSPKLLVLHNSPRKRKLENAASLFQAVGIGLLFQSDTDPPVSTSQAWKRAKGFDANSGEQKTLVLLPTDIVTRLLTHSAEGSSLPTLTNYDCEVNAPIQGNRTLLQGEEVLRALDQVN, via the exons GGGATGCTGAGGTGGAAGCTGACCTGGAGAAACAACTCAACAGCTTTTACTTGAAGGCCTTGGAAGGATTTGTCATGGTGTTAACACAGGATGGAGACATGATCTATATGTCTGAGAATGTCAACAAGTGCATGGGACTCACTCAG TTTGAGCTGATTGGTCACAGTGTTTTTGATTTCACCCACCCTTGTGATCACGAAGAGATGCGGGAAATGCTCTCACACAGACAAG GACTTCTGAAGAAGGGGAAGGATCAAAACACTGAACGCAACTTCTTTTTACGAATGAAGTGTACTTTAACGAGTCGAGGTCGCACTGTCAATATTAAGTCTGCAACATGGAAG GTCCTTCATTGCACAGGACACATTCGAGTGTACAAATCCAGTAATGAGCAGACCCATTGTGGTTACAAGGAGCCACCCATGACCTGTCTGGTTTTGATCTGTGAACCCATTCCACACCCATCCAACATTGAGGTACCTCTGGATAGCAAGACATTTCTGAGTCGTCATAGCCTGGATATGAAGTTCTCCTATTGTGATGAGAG AATAACTGAGTTAATGGGTTACCAGCCAGAAGAATTGTTGGGCCGCTCTGTCTACGAATTTTATCATGCCTTAGATTCGGACCATCTGACCAAAACCCATCATGACT TATTTACTAAAGGCCAAGCCACCACAGGTCAGTACAGGATGTTGGGCAAGGAAGGTGGCTATGTTTGGGTGGAAACTCAGGCCACAGTAATTTACAACAGCAAAAACTCCCAACCCCAGTGCATTGTCTGTGTGAATTATGTTTTGAG TGGTCTAGTTGAGAAAGAAGTGGTTCTTTCACTGGATCAGACTGAGTGTGTACCTGTATCTGTTGAGAAGCCTGAGGAACCTAGTAAGAGCCCTGTTTCATCCAGCAATGAAGAGACCAACAATCTTTTTGACAAACTGAAAGAGGAACCAGAGGCTTTGACTCAGCTTGCACCAGCTGCAGGCGATACAGTTGTTTCACTGGATTTCAGCCCCTCAG AAATGCAGCAATTTAATGAAGTACCTCTCTACAATGATGTCATGTTGCCCTCCTCCACCAACCAGAAGACTGTAGACATGGCATTGTCACCCCTGCCTCCCTCTGACACAAAAAAGCCACTGTGCAGTAACACAGACCCAGCCTTGAATTTAGAATCCATTATCAAGCTTGAAACAAACCAAGAGTCGCTGGAATTTTCATTTACCATTCCACAAATGAATGAGCAGTCAAGCAGTTCTTCCTGTCCCTGCACCAGTCAGAATTCACCACAA CCAAGCAGCCCTTCAGATTACTGCTTTAACGTGGATACAGACATTTCCAATGAGTTCAAACTGGATATAGTGGAAAAGCTCTTTGCAATCGACCCAGAGGCCAAACATCCATTCTCTGTTCAG GACATTGATAACTTGGATTTGGAGATGTTGGCTCCTTACATCCCGATGGATGATGACTTTCAGCTTCGTTCACTGGACCAACTTTCACCACTCGCTGATTCTCAAACCACCTCTGCTAATACACCAAGTCTGAACACCATGGTTGACGTCTTCTCAGAGGCTGGAACATCTGTTAACAACACTTCAGACAAATATGTGCcagcattaaaaaaaacagtGGAAAATACAGAGCCTCCGGCTGCAACAAAATCATCATCTTCCCTGCACATAAATCAAATAGATAGTAATCCAGGCTCACCGCAAAATGAGAAAAGCAGCAGAACAGCTTCACCTGTCCGAACCAGAGGAAAAAGAGTGGTGACACAGCAGACTGAAATTTCACGTCCACAAAGTCCCATGTCTCCAGCAAAGGCATTGCTTGCTTACAGTAAAAG ATCTGCAATAGGAGGAGCTTCAAATGAAGAGCTGAGCCCTAAGTTGCTGGTCTTGCACAACTCACCGAGGAAGCGCAAACTGGAAAATGCAGCCTCCCTGTTTCAAGCGGTTGGAATT GGATTATTGTTCCAaagtgacactgaccctccagtgAGTACGTCACAAGCTTGGAAACGTGCAAAAGGGTTTGACGCCAACAGCGGTGAACAGAAGACACTCGTGCTGTTACCTACGG aTATAGTGACAAGGcttctcactcactcagcagaGGGCAGTAGCTTGCCAACACTCACCAATTACGACTGTGAAGTGAATGCACCTATCCAAGGCAACAGAACCTTGCTTCAGGGTGAAGAAGTTCTCAGAGCATTGGATCAAGTCAACTAA